aatttcaaagGGCACAGACAGGTctactttctcttcttctttcattcATTCCAAACACTTCTCTTAGCTAGCCTAGTAATATACTTTCTTCgtgcatttttatttgtcatgaTATACAtaccttttaaaaaataataatagatgATACTCATATTAATTAGTGTATATAGTCTTTTAATGGACATCAAAAATGATTTGAAATGAATAGTTAAGagttaaaacataaaaaaaaaattgacagatGGGATCTACTGAGAATGGAGTATAGGCATGTCTTACCACTATATGTGGTggtagaaaaattattttcaaaataaataaattaataaacaaataaaaataatttttccttttgaatatAGTACGAACAAATATGAGATTATTTTGCAGTGTCAATACACGTTCCCAAATAAATAAAGAGCTTACCAAATTTGTGTTTTGTATTATATATAGGAAATTACTATTTCAGGAAGGAGgtgatatttatatatattatatagaaATGACAAAGAAGGGTTCTATCAATATGGAAATTGGGAATGATGGTGTGGCTGTTATCACTATGATTAATCCACCTGTCAATGCCTTAACTCTCTCAGGTTTTCTTTTGTACTCCCAACAAAAAAGTTTCAACATTTAGTTATATTCAtctttattattgttcttaAAAGTTATCACTATATTAATTGTAATTGTAATGTTTACTGTGATTATGAATAATAGCAATTGAGGACTTGAAGAGATGCTATCAAGAGGCTATTGATTGTGATAATGTGAAGGCCATTGTTCTTTCTGGTAAGTTTTGCTATCAGTATTATACAAGGATAAATAATTACTCTTttgattgaaaaaaaagaagggcaAATTAAAAATTTGGTCGGTCAGCCAAAATAATTACATTTGTTAGTCAAATACACAAAAAATATACCTGCTTAGTCAAGTCTTTTGTTGAAATGTCTTTGTGCTAGATTAACActtacattttaaaaatatttatcgtCCTCGATCGAATGTTTATAGGTGCGGATGGTAGATTTTGTGGAGGTTTGGACATTAGTGTTGTGGAGAATGTTCATAAGCATGGTAAGTTTTACCTGACTTATTGGATCAGCTAGTGTACCTAGTGTTGTCTAACCAGTTTCTTCCTTTAAATATATATAGCAGGAGATATATCACTTCTACCTGATGCATCGATTGGTCTCGTGGTTAACAAAATCGAAAGTATGTCCATAATCTTTGATGTTCCTAAATTAGTTGGCAATTTATATGTAGTAATTTGATTATTTAACCAAAACTTTGGTGATCATATATAGATGGGAAGAAGCCTTCTGTTGCTGCAATTCAAGGATTTGCCCTTGGTGGTGGCTTGGAATTGGCTATGGTTTGTTCTCTCCTCTCTGCTTTTTTTCGTTTAATTTACCTCTTATACTTCATtgttctcaaaatttgatataattGTTTTCCATCACATAATTTGTGTAGGGGTGCAGTGCTCGAATTGCCACGCCAAAATCTGATCTTGGTTTACCTGAGCTGAAGCTTGGAGTTATTCCCGGATGTGGAGGTACATTTCTTTTATATATGTTTACGATTTGGTGTCTCTCCATTTTAAGTTTGAAAACTAATTGGACATGTGTTTTTAGGCACCCAAAGGCTTCCAAGGCTAGTTGGGACCTCAAAGGCTGTTGACATGTTGATGGTAAGTGTGACAGTCGTTGTATGTAGTTTAGATGGTAACGTAAAGATTGCTGAAGTTTTGTCTAAATATTGAACAGTCATCCAAGACTATAACTTCTGAAGAAGGGAAGGAGTTGGGTCTTATTGATGCCATTGTCTCTTCTGAGGAGCTCTTGACAGTTGCTCGGTGTTGGGCACTTGACATTGTTGAAGGGCGCCAGCCAAATTGCAATTCTCTTCAACAGACAGATAAACTTGGACCTAAGGATGAATCACTAGAGATACTGAAAAGTGCTAGACAACGTCACACAGTGCCTCATTATAGAGCCTGTCTTGATGTGATCGAAGAAGGCATCGTATCTGGAGGATATTCTGGTCTTCTTAAGGTGAACAAGCTAATGACATTTCAGTAAGGACTTGGCAACAAGTTTTGCCTATAGTTGCTATGGCAATGTATTAGTAGAGATTGGTGATTTCTCCGATGTTCTTCAGAAAAAACTTTTGTTTTCTGATTAATCAATGTGTAACTGATTGCAGGAGGATAAAGTATTTAAAGAGCTAGTGCTGTCAAATACTGCAAAAGGTCTTCTTCATGTATTTCTGTCCGAACGTGCAACATCAAAGGTCAGTATTAGGCCATAGGCTGCTTTTCATTGTCTAATTAAGAATGGACAAAAAAATTGGAACTGTTTCTAGGACTTAAATGTAGTCTAACAAAGTGGTAATACAATTTACAGGTACCAGGTGTTACTGATATTGGGCTTAACCCTCGGAGAATAGAAAAAGTTGCAGTTGTTGGTGGTGGATTAATGGGATCTGGCATTGCTACAGCTCTCGTTATCAGCAACATTAATGTTGTACTTAAAGAAATTAACCATGAATATTTATCGAAAGCTTTGAAATCAGTAGAAGGTTAGTATAACATATTGAATATCTTTGTGTAATGTAATGTTCCACAAGCTGTTTTATTATGTCAAGTCTCCAGGAGATTCCACCTTCTGATACATTGATTATGCTATTTGTGTTGCAGCAAATCTACAAGGCTTTGTAACAAGAGGAAAGCTGAATCAGGATAAGATGAAAAAGACTTTGTCTCTTCTTAAAGGCACTTTAGACTATGAGGACTTAAAAGACGCTGACATGGTTATTGAGGTAATCCATTCACGACATGTTTATTTATTCTGAATATGCTGGTTAGATTCCAAAACTGAGTATTTCTTTTGGAGCTTTTTGGTGTAGTATGTCAACTCTGATGTCGTTAATTCTCTAATTTTTATTGTGATATTGAATGCCTTTCGCCTATCCTTGTAGCTGATGCATATTAAGTGTTCTTCTGATGAAATTTACGTCTCTTTCTTTCAGGCTGTTAACGAGAATGTGTCTCTGAAACAATCAATTTTTGAAGATATAGAGAAAGTTTGTACTTCAGAGTGCATTTTTGCATCAAACACATCTACAATTAGTCTTGATGTGATTGGGAAAAGAACAAGTAGCCAAGATCGCATTTTGGGGATACATTTATTCAGGTGAGTTTCAATTTTATACCGACTTATTGCCTTGATGTTTACACTGAGTTGTGAAGAGAATATATTAtagggacaatttcaaatatatacaataaacta
The genomic region above belongs to Solanum dulcamara chromosome 5, daSolDulc1.2, whole genome shotgun sequence and contains:
- the LOC129889439 gene encoding peroxisomal fatty acid beta-oxidation multifunctional protein AIM1-like isoform X3 → MTKKGSINMEIGNDGVAVITMINPPVNALTLSAIEDLKRCYQEAIDCDNVKAIVLSGADGRFCGGLDISVVENVHKHAGDISLLPDASIGLVVNKIENGKKPSVAAIQGFALGGGLELAMGCSARIATPKSDLGLPELKLGVIPGCGGTQRLPRLVGTSKAVDMLMSSKTITSEEGKELGLIDAIVSSEELLTVARCWALDIVEGRQPNCNSLQQTDKLGPKDESLEILKSARQRHTVPHYRACLDVIEEGIVSGGYSGLLKEDKVFKELVLSNTAKGLLHVFLSERATSKVPGVTDIGLNPRRIEKVAVVGGGLMGSGIATALVISNINVVLKEINHEYLSKALKSVEANLQGFVTRGKLNQDKMKKTLSLLKGTLDYEDLKDADMVIEAVNENVSLKQSIFEDIEKVCTSECIFASNTSTISLDVIGKRTSSQDRILGIHLFSFFPYMQGPDLLANLGVDIFRIDRVITEFGMRLGPFQLQDLSGYGIFLAGVKEFVAAFPDRAFQSPLVQLMVENGREGKKNGKGYYTYNKGSKPEADHSVIQIVEESMRLTNIAPAGKPISVTDEEILEMIFFPVVNEACRVIEEGIVVRASDIDIASVHGFKFPSETGGIMFWADTIGCEYIYSKLKSWYEAYGDFFKPSTFLEQKAAKGLLLGGSC
- the LOC129889439 gene encoding peroxisomal fatty acid beta-oxidation multifunctional protein AIM1-like isoform X2; translation: MTKKGSINMEIGNDGVAVITMINPPVNALTLSAIEDLKRCYQEAIDCDNVKAIVLSGADGRFCGGLDISVVENVHKHGDISLLPDASIGLVVNKIENGKKPSVAAIQGFALGGGLELAMGCSARIATPKSDLGLPELKLGVIPGCGGTQRLPRLVGTSKAVDMLMSSKTITSEEGKELGLIDAIVSSEELLTVARCWALDIVEGRQPNCNSLQQTDKLGPKDESLEILKSARQRHTVPHYRACLDVIEEGIVSGGYSGLLKEDKVFKELVLSNTAKGLLHVFLSERATSKVPGVTDIGLNPRRIEKVAVVGGGLMGSGIATALVISNINVVLKEINHEYLSKALKSVEANLQGFVTRGKLNQDKMKKTLSLLKGTLDYEDLKDADMVIEAVNENVSLKQSIFEDIEKVCTSECIFASNTSTISLDVIGKRTSSQDRILGIHLFSPAHLMPLVEIVRTENTSPQVIVDVIKFTKILKKVPIVVKNCTGFAVNRSFFPYMQGPDLLANLGVDIFRIDRVITEFGMRLGPFQLQDLSGYGIFLAGVKEFVAAFPDRAFQSPLVQLMVENGREGKKNGKGYYTYNKGSKPEADHSVIQIVEESMRLTNIAPAGKPISVTDEEILEMIFFPVVNEACRVIEEGIVVRASDIDIASVHGFKFPSETGGIMFWADTIGCEYIYSKLKSWYEAYGDFFKPSTFLEQKAAKGLLLGGSC
- the LOC129889439 gene encoding peroxisomal fatty acid beta-oxidation multifunctional protein AIM1-like isoform X1, with protein sequence MTKKGSINMEIGNDGVAVITMINPPVNALTLSAIEDLKRCYQEAIDCDNVKAIVLSGADGRFCGGLDISVVENVHKHAGDISLLPDASIGLVVNKIENGKKPSVAAIQGFALGGGLELAMGCSARIATPKSDLGLPELKLGVIPGCGGTQRLPRLVGTSKAVDMLMSSKTITSEEGKELGLIDAIVSSEELLTVARCWALDIVEGRQPNCNSLQQTDKLGPKDESLEILKSARQRHTVPHYRACLDVIEEGIVSGGYSGLLKEDKVFKELVLSNTAKGLLHVFLSERATSKVPGVTDIGLNPRRIEKVAVVGGGLMGSGIATALVISNINVVLKEINHEYLSKALKSVEANLQGFVTRGKLNQDKMKKTLSLLKGTLDYEDLKDADMVIEAVNENVSLKQSIFEDIEKVCTSECIFASNTSTISLDVIGKRTSSQDRILGIHLFSPAHLMPLVEIVRTENTSPQVIVDVIKFTKILKKVPIVVKNCTGFAVNRSFFPYMQGPDLLANLGVDIFRIDRVITEFGMRLGPFQLQDLSGYGIFLAGVKEFVAAFPDRAFQSPLVQLMVENGREGKKNGKGYYTYNKGSKPEADHSVIQIVEESMRLTNIAPAGKPISVTDEEILEMIFFPVVNEACRVIEEGIVVRASDIDIASVHGFKFPSETGGIMFWADTIGCEYIYSKLKSWYEAYGDFFKPSTFLEQKAAKGLLLGGSC